The genomic region CAAGAATGCCCTGCTTCTGGCCGCGTTGCTGCTGCCCGTCGGCTTTGCCCATGCCCACGAATTCACCGTCGGCGAATTGCGGATCGACCATCCGTGGTCCCAGGAACTGCCACCCAATGCGCCCACCGTGGCTGCCTATTTCACCCTGCAGAACCAGGGGACGACAGATGACCGACTGACCAGCGTCGACAGCCCTATCGCCGGCAAAGCCGAACTGCATGAGCATGTGATGCAGGCGAATCTGATGAAGATGCAGCAGGTGCCGGATGTCACCATCCCCGCCAAGGGCGAGGTGAAGTTCGCACCCATGGCCTATCACGTGATGCTGCTCGATCTCAAAGACCGCAGCCTGCTGCAGGACGGCAAGCACTTCCCGCTGACCCTGCACTTCGAAAAGGCCGGCGCGGTCACCGTCGAGGTCGCGGTACAACGCCAGCCGCCCGCCGCGTCCCCGGCCAAGATGCACATGCACGCCCAGTAACCCTCGGGCCCGTTGCACGCCATGCGCACCTCGCGCAGCAGACCCAGCCACTCCCGCAGCCAGACACGCGGCAGTTGGCTGAGTCTTTTCGCCATGCTGATGATCTTTATCGGTCCGCTGATTTCCCAGGCGATGCCGATGGACCAGCACGCCATGTCCATGGCGATGAACATGGACATGCCAATGCCCGTGGACATGCCGATGGACATGCCCGGGCACCATGCTGCTGAGCGCGCAAAAGACTCCAGCAGCTCCCCTGGCAAGAGTGCCGAACACCACGCGCTCTGGGAAAAGTGTGGCTATTGCAGCCTGCTGTTCAGTTGTCCGGCGCTGCCGCAAAGCCTGAGTTTCACCGCACTCGAAGGCCCCCGACCAGCCCCCACGGTCGACTCCCGAACCCGCCTGGGACATGCCCGGCAGAGCATTTTCCCCGGCGCCCGGACCCGCGCGCCACCTGCCGTCCCTCAAGCAACGACAGACCTCACACCCGACCCGATCGCCCTGTAAACAGCCGCGCGGGACCGGGTTGTATTCGCTTGCATGATGGAACGCTTATGTCCATGACACAGACTCGCCTGCGCGCTGCGCGGGCGACAACCCTTTTCGTCCCGAACGCATTGCGCCAGGCCGGCGCCCTGATGCGTGGAGCGCTGCTGGCGCCGACCGTGTTCGCCGTCGATGCACCCGATGAGCATGAATCGCATGCCCAGGAAATCAGCCCGACCGTGATCACAGCGGTGGCCCCCAGTTCGCCATTGACGGTCATTACCAACCCCAAGGACCCACGCCAACCAGTCCCGGCCAGCGATGGCGGCGACTACCTCAAGACCATCCCCGGCTTCGCCCTGGTCCGCAATGGCGGCACCAATGGCGATCCGGTGCTGCGCGGGATGTTCGGCTCGCGCCTGAACATCCTCACCAACGGCAGCATGATGCTCGGTGCCTGCCCGGGCCGGATGGACGCGCCGACCTCCTATATCTCGCCGGAAACCTACGACAAGCTGACCGTGATCAAGGGCCCGCAAACCGTGCTCTGGGGCCCGGGCGCCTCGGCCGGGACGATCCTGTTCGACCGCGAGCCGGAGCACTTCGGCGAACTCGGCAGCCGGATCAACGCCAGTGTCCTGGCCGGCTCCAATGGCCGCTTCGACAAGCTGGTGGATGCCGCCGTGGGGGGACCCCAGGGCTATATCCGGGCAATCGGCAACCAGGCCCACGCCGATGACTACAAGGACGGCCACAACGACACCGTGCCCTCGCGCTACGACAAGTGGAACGGCGACGTCGCCCTCGGCTGGACCCCGGACGCCGACACCCTGCTGGAGCTCACCGCCGGCAAGGGCGATGGCGAGGCCCGCTATGCCGGGCGCGGCATGGACGGTGCGCAGTTCAAGCGCGAAAGCCTCGGCCTGCGTTTCGAAAAGTCGAACCTCGGCGAGGTGCTCGACAAGCTCGAGGCCCAGGTCTACTACAACTATGCCGACCACGTGATGGATAACTACACGCTGCGCCAGCCGTCCGGCACCGGGATGATGGCCGGGCCCATGGCGTCCAACGTCGACCGCCGAACCCTCGGAGCCCGGATCAAGGCCACCTGGCGTTGGGCCGACTGGCAACTGATCGGCGGCCTCGACGCGCAGACCAGCGAGCACCGCCAGCGCAGCAGCATGGGCATCGACACCTACAAGGACCTGCCACGAACCAGGGACGCCGATTTCCACAACTACGGCGTATTCGGCGAACTGACCTGGTACGCCGCCGAGCGCGACCGCCTCATCAGCGGCGCACGGCTGGACCGCGCCTCGGCCCGGGATTTTCGCCAGACTCTCGGTTCCGGCATGAGCACGCAAGCGAACCCGACCGCTGACGAAACCCGCGCCGACACCCTGCCCAGCGGCTTCGTCCGTTATGAGCACGATCTGGCCGAAAGCCCCACCACGGTCTACGCAGGCCTCGGTCACGCCGAGCGTTTCCCGGACTACTGGGAGCTGTTCTCGCCCGACAGCGGTCCCGCCGGTTCGCTCAACGCCTTCGATGCGATCAAGCCGGAGAAAACCACGCAACTGGACTTCGGCGTGCAGTACAAGAGCGCCGACCTGGAAGCCTGGGCCTCGGGCTATGTCGGCCAGGTGCGCGACTTCATCCTGTTCAACTACCAGCCGGGCATGATGGGGACCACCTCCCAGGCGCAGAACGTCGATGCGCGGATCATGGGCGGCGAACTGGGCGCGGCCTATCAACTGACCCCGAACTGGAAAGCTGACGCTGCCCTGGCCTATGCCTGGGGCAAGAACACCAGTGACGGCAAGGCCCTGCCGCAGATTCCGCCACTCGACAGTCGTTTCGGTCTGACCTACAGCCAGGACGACTGGAGTGCCGGCGCCTTGTGGCGGGTGGTCGCGGCGCAGAACCGCATCGACCAGAACAAGGGCAACGTGGTCGGCAAGGACTTCTCGAAGAGTTCCGGTTTCGGCGTGTTCTCCCTCAACGGCGCGTACCGGGTCAACCGGCACGTGAAACTCAGCACCGGCGTCGACAACCTGTTCAACAAGGCCTATGCCGAACACCTGAACCTGGCGGGTAACGCCGGCTTCGGCTACCCGGCCAACGACCCGCAGGCAATCAACGAACCGGGCCGCACCGTCTGGACCAAGGTGGATATGGCCTTCTAGATCCACCACCCCCTGTAGGCGCGTGGCTTGCCCGCGAAGCTTTTAGCGACCTTGCGGGCCCATTCGCGGCGGTTTGGCGCTCCGGCAAGCCCTGCTCCTACAGTACAGAGAGTCGCCGTACATCCAACATTCGAATCATCAAACCTTGCGGAGCGCTCCCATGAGCCAACCGAAAATCTCGTTCTACAACCTAGCCTGGCGCTGGCATTTCTACGCCGGTCTGTTCGTCGCCCCGTTCATGATCCTCCTGGCGCTGACCGGGATCATCTACCTGTTCAAGCCGCAGCTCGACCCGCTGATGTACGGCAATCTGCTCAAGGTCGAGCCCGGCCATCACCGGATCAGCGCCGACGAACAACTGCAGCGGATCCACGCCACCTATCCACAAGGCCGGATCAAGCAATACCTGCCGCCCGCCGATGCTGGGAGCAGTGCGCAGTTCGTGGTGATCCAGGATGGCCGTGAACTCAATGTGTTCATCGACCCCTATCGCGGCAACGTGCTCGGCGAGCAGGATGCCAAGCTCAACCTGCAGGCTGTCGCCCGTGCCCTGCACGGTGAATTGATGATCGGCACCGTGGGCGACCGTCTGGTCGAGCTGGCCGCTGGCTGGGGCGTGATGCTGGTGGTGTCGGGGGTCTACCTCTGGTGGCCCCGTGGGCGCTCGTCGGGCGGCGTGCTCTGGCCACGCCTGAACGCCCGCGGCCGGCTGCTGTGGCGCGACCTGCACGCGGTCAGCGGTTTCTGGGGCTCGATCCTGCTGCTGTTGATGCTGCTCAGCGGCATGACCTGGACCGGTTTCTGGGGCAAACAGTACGCCGAGGTCTGGAACCGGTTCCCCGACCCGATGTGGAACAACATGCCCAAGTCCGACGTCGAGGCCCGCAGTCTGAACAGCGCCGCCCGCCAGACCGTGCCCTGGGCCGTGGAGCACACGCCGATGCCGATGTCCGGCGATCATGCCGAACACATGCAGCACGGCGCCGCCTCGGCCGGTCCTGCGGCACCGGGCGTCACACTGCAGCAGGTGGTCGACATCGCCACGGCGCGCCAGATCGAGCCAGGCTACAGCATCACCTTGCCAACCACTGCCGAAGGCGTCTTCACCATCGCCGTGTTCGCCGACGACCCGCGCAACGACGCCACCCTGCATGTCGACCAGTACACCGGCAGCGTCCTGGCCGATGTGCGCTGGCAGCAATACGGCAATGTCGCCCGGGCCACCGAGATGGGGGTGATGCTGCACGAGGGCAAGCTCTTCGGGCCGATCAACCAGATCGCGATCCTGCTGATCTGCCTGATGATCCTGCTCGGCTCGGTCAGCGGCCTGGTCATGTGGTGGAAACGCCGGCCCCAGGGCAGCCTCGGCGTTCCGCCGCTGCGTCACGACCTGCCACGCTGGAAGAGCGCGATGCTGGTCATGCTGGTGCTGGCGGTACTGTTCCCGCTGGTGGGGGCTTCGCTGATCGTGGTCTGGCTGTTCGACAAGCTGCTATTGTCGCGCCTGGGCCGGCAACATGAACCGACCTCACCTTCAGTCTGAGGAGCATGAGATGCGCTGAATCGAGGTATCTATAGACTGGCCTCTTCGCGGACAAGCCACGCGCCTACAGGTTTGTGTGGTGAGTCCGCTGGCAGAGATATCAACCTGTAACACGTCAATGGAGCTGGAATGACCTCGCTGACCCTCGCCAACCTGGCCTGGACACCCCTGGGCCAGGGCCACTGCCATCACCAGTTCCAACTGCGTGACGCCAACCTGCAAGTGGCGGCGGGTGAGTTCGTGGGTCTGATCGGCCCCAACGGCAGCGGCAAGACCAGCCTGCTCAAGTGTGCCTATCGCTTCAGCCTGCCGGAGAATGGCGAGGTCCTGCTGGAGCACCAGAACGTCTGGAAGCAGTCGCCACGCTGGTGCGCCCAGCGCATCGCCGTGGTTCTGCAGGAATTTCCCGATGCCTTCGGCCTGACCGTCGACGAAGTGGTCAGCATGGGCCGCACGCCGCACAAGAAACTGTTCGACGGCGAAACCGCACACGATCGCCGACTGATCCACCAGGCCCTGGAATCGGTCGGCATGCTCGGCTTCGAGGACCACGCTTTCGCCACCCTGTCCGGCGGCGAAAAGCAGCGAGTGATCCTCGCCCGCGCCCTGGCCCAGCAGCCGCAGTTGCTGATCCTCGACGAACCGACCAACCACCTCGACCCACGCTACCAACTGGAACTGCTGAGCCTGGTCAAGCGCCTGAACATCGGGACCCTGGCCAGCATCCACGACCTCAACCTGGCCGCCGCCTTCTGCGATCGGCTGTATGTGCTCGACCATGGCCGCCTCGTCGCCAGCGGCACCCCGCAGGCCGTGCTCACCCGTGAGCTGCTGCGCGAGGTGTTCGGTGTCGAGGCACTGGTCGATACCCACCCGCTGGGTGGCTACCCACGCATCACCTGGATAACCCAACCATGAAGTTACTGCGCCTGACCCTCTGCCTCGGTTCCCTGCTCGCCTCGATGACCTGCCTGGCCGAGTCGACGCATTACCCGCTGACGATCCACAGTTGCAACCGCGAGGTGACCTTCAAGGAGGCGCCCAGACACGCGCTCAGCCACGACATCAACATGACCCAGATGATGCTCGCCCTCGGTCTGAAGTCGCACATGGTCGGCTACAGCGGCATCAGCGGCTGGAAATCGGTCACCCCGCAAATGGCCAGGATCCTCGACGGCCTGCCGGAACTGGCAGCCAAGTACCCGTCGGTGGAAACCCTGCTCAACGCCAACGTCGACTTCTTCTTCGCCGGCTGGGACTACGGCATGCGCGTCGGCGGCGACCTCACGCCACAGACCCTGGCGCCGCTGGGCATCAACGTCTACGAACTGACCGAGTCCTGCGCCTTCGTGATGAAACGCCCGGGCGCGAGCCTTGATGACACCTACAACGACCTGCGCAACCTGGGGCGGATCTTCGACGTCCAGGACCGCGCCGAAGCGCTGATCGCCCAGATGCAGGCCCGTGTTGCCGCCGTGCAAAAGAACCTGCCTGCCGACCGCCCACGGGTGTTCCTCTACGACAGCGGCGAGGATCGCGCCATGACCTCCGGCCGCCTGGCCATGCCTCAGGCACTGATCGAAGCGGCCGGCGGACGCAACGTGCTCGACGACATCGATGCCAGCTGGACCCGCGTCAACTGGGAAAGCGTGGTGGAGAAGAACCCGCAGGTGATCGTCATCGTCGACTACAGCGAAATCACCGCCGAGCAGAAGCAACATTTCCTGGAAACCAATCCGGCCCTGCAGTCGGTGGATGCGATCCGCAACAAGCGTTTCGTGGTCATCCCCTACGCCGAGGCGACGCCGGGTATCGATAACGTCAATGCCATCGAAACCCTGGCCAGGGCGTTCCATCCACAATGATGAGCCGCCGCTATCCCCTGTTGCTGCTGGCGCTCGGCGCGCTGCTGCTGGTGTCTTGCGTGGTGTCGCTGGGCTTCGGCCCGGCGCGGCTGCCGGTGGACCTGGTAGGGCGCATCCTTGCCTACAAGCTGCTGGGCAGTGGTACGCCGGACTGGAACGCCGGACAGGAGCACATCGTCTGGCTGATCCGTGTTCCGCGCATGTTGCTCGGCGCACTGGTCGGCGCCGGCCTGGCCTTGATCGGTGCGGTACTGCAGGCGGTGACCCGCAATCCGCTGGCCGACCCGCATCTGCTCGGTGTCACGTCCGGGGCGACCCTCGGTGCGGTGATCGTGGTGTTGCACGTGGGTGAAATTGCCGGCCTGCTGACCCTGCCCATCGCCGCCTTCATCGGCGCGCTGGGCAGCATGCTGGCGGTGCTCGCCATCGCCAGTCGCAACGGCCGACTGGACAGCGAACGGCTGTTGCTGTGCGGGGTAGCCGTGTCGTTCGTGATGATGGCGTTGGCCAATCTGCTGTTGTTTCTCGGCGATCACCGGGCCAGTTCCGCGGTGATGTTCTGGATGCTCGGCGGCCTCGGCCTGGCGCGCTGGGAATTGCTGCTGGTACCGACGCTGAGCGTGCTTTGCGGGCTGCTCCTGCTGCTGGGCATGGCCCGCTCGCTGAACGCGCTGATGGCCGGCGAACAAACCGCCGTGACCCTGGGCCTGAGCGCACGCAATGTGCGCCTCAAGGTATTCCTGATCGCCTCGCTGATGACCGGTGTGCTGGTGTCCATCAGTGGTTCGATCGGTTTCGTCGGGCTGATGGTGCCGCATATTGCCCGCTATCTGGTGGGCGCCGAACACCGTCGGCTGCTGCCGGTGTCGGCGTTGCTCGGCAGCCTGTTCCTGATCTGGGTCGATGTGGCGGCGCGAACCCTCATCGCTCCGGAGGACCTGCCGATTGGCGTCGCCACCGCCGCCATCGGTGGTCTGTTCTTCATCGGATTGATGCGGCGCCGATAAGAGCGCTATCCCAGCCTCTGGGAGCGGGCTTGTCGGGGCTGCGAACCGCCGCGAAGCTTTTAACGGCCTCGCGGGCCTCTTCGCGGGCAAGCCCGCGCCCACAGGGCACCAATCTGGCGCCCATCACGCACCGCATCGCCCAGGCCGCCCCCGCTTGGTGCGACTGTTCAGACCAGCACCCCGCCCAACCGCCCTGTTCCGGCCTTGCCGCGACTCGGCACAGCCCTTGCAAAAGTCCCTTCAGCGTCTGCATCTGCCAATCAAAAAAAATCGAGACCCTGGAGATCGCACCATGAAGCGTCGTAGTTTGATCAAGGCTTTCACCCTGTCGGCATCGATTGCCGCCATGGGCCTGACCTGGACCGTCGAGGCCGCCGAGACCATCAAGGTCGGCATCCTGCACTCGCTGTCCGGGACCATGGCGATCTCCGAGACGTCGCTCAAGGACATGGCGTTGATGACCATCGACGAGATCAACGCCAAGGGCGGGGTCAACGGCAAGATGCTCGAACCGGTGGTGGTCGACCCGGCCTCTAACTGGCCGCTGTTCGCCGAGAAAAGCCGCCAGCTGCTGACCCAGGACAAGGTCGCGGTGGTGTTCGGTTGCTGGACTTCGGTGTCGCGCAAATCAGTGCTGCCGGTGTTCGAGGAACTCAATGGCCTGCTGTTCTACCCGGTCCAGTACGAAGGCGAAGAAATGTCGCCGAACGTCTTCTACACCGGCGCCGCACCGAACCAGCAGGCGATCCCGGCCGTGGAATACCTGATGAGCGAAGACGGCGGCAGCGCCAAGCGCTTCTTCCTGCTCGGCACCGACTACGTCTACCCGCGCACCACCAACAAGATCCTGCGGGCGTTCCTGCACTCCAAGGGCGTGGCGGACAAGGATATCGAAGAGGTCTACACCCCGTTCGGCCATGCCGACTACCAGACCATCGTCGCCAACATCAAGAAATTCTCCGCCGGTGGCAAGACCGCCGTGATCTCCACCGTCAATGGCGACTCCAACGTGCCGTTCTACAAAGAACTGGCGAACCAGGGCCTGAAGGCCACCGACGTGCCGGTGGTGGCGTTCTCCGTCGGCGAGGAAGAACTGCGCGGCATCGACACCAAACCACTGGTGGGCAACCTCGCGGCCTGGAACTACTTCGAGTCGCTGAACAACCCGGTGAACAAGAAGTTCGTCGCCGACTGGAAAGCCTACGCCAAGAAGAAAAACCTGCCGGGTGCCGACAAGGCCGTGACCAACGACCCGATGGAAGCCACCTATGTCGGCATCCACATGTGGGCCCAGGCGGCGGAAAAAGCCAAGTCGACCGATGTCGACAAGGTCCGCGAAGCCCTCGCCGGCCAGACCTTCGCCGCGCCGTCGGGCTACACCCTGACCATGGACAAGACCAACCACCACCTGCACAAGCCGGTGATGATCGGCGAGATCCAGCCGGACGGTCAGTTCAACGTGGTCTGGCAGACCGAAGGGCCGATTCGCGCCCAGCCATGGAGCCCGTTCATCCCGGGTAACGACAAGAAGCCGGACTACGCGGTGAAGAGCAACTGAGCCGTCGGGCCTGGAATAGCTGTCCAGGCCCGCCCCACACCCTGTGGGAGCGGGCTTGTCGGGGCGCCGAACCGCCGCGAAGAACGATAACGCGATAACTTGATACACCGCGTCCCCTTGCTCTTCGCCGACAAGCCGGCTCCCACAGTGCCTGTGCGTTTTCAAGGACATCGTTATGCCCACTGCCCTTTATCGCCTGATCCTTGCCCTGGCTGTCGTGCTACCCATGGCCGCCCACGCCAGCGATGCCAGCGACTTCGTCGCCGCCAACCCGACGCAACAGGCCAAGCTGCTGGAAAGCTGGGCCGCCCAACCGGACCCGGCGCGTATCGAACTGATCGACAGCCTGCAACAGGGCCAGATCAGCGTCGACGGTGCCCCGGCTCAACCCGTACGCCTGAACAACCGCCTGCGCGGCCTGATCGACAACGCCGTGGCGGCCCAGCAATTGCTCGCCGCTGACGCCAAGGTGCGCCTCGCCGCCGCCGTGCAACTGCAAAAGAGCGCCAAGCCGGCGCAACTGCCCTTCCTCGACCGGCAACTGGCCGGGGAAACCCACGCCGATGTCCACGCGGCACTGAGCCTGGCCCTGGCCAATCTGCAACTGGTCGATCCCGATCCGGCCGTACGCCTGGCCGCCGTGCGCCTGCTCGGTGAGAGCGGCGAGCCGCTGGCCCGCACCCGCCTCGAGGACTTGCTGCAACCGGGCGTCGAACCGGATGCCAACGTACACACCGCCGCCGAGACCAGCCTGGCCCAGGTCAAGCGCAAGCTGATGGTCGGCGAGATGCTCGGCCAGGCCTTCAGCGGCATGTCCCTGGGTTCGATCCTGCTGCTGGCGGCCCTGGGCCTGGCGATCACCTTCGGCCTGCTCGGGGTGATCAACATGGCCCACGGCGAGATGCTGATGCTCGGCGCCTACGCCACCTATGGCGTACAACTGCTGTTCCAGCGTTTCATGCCCCAGGCCATCGACTACTACCCGCTGGCGGCCCTGCCGGTGGCGTTCTTCGTCACCGCCGCCATCGGCATGGCCCTGGAGCGCACGGTGATCCGCCACCTCTACGGCCGTCCGCTGGAGACCCTGCTCGCCACCTGGGGTATCAGCCTGATGCTGATCCAGCTGGTGCGCCTGCTGTTCGGCGCGCAGAACGTCGAAGTCGCCAACCCGGCGTGGCTGTCCGGTGGCATCCAGGTGTTGCCCAACCTCGTGCTGCCCTACAGCCGCCTGGTGATCATCGCCTTCGCGCTGTTCGTGGTGGCCCTGACCTGGCTGCTGTTGAACAAGACCCGCCTGGGCCTGAACGTGCGCGCAGTCACCCAGAACCGCAACATGGCCGCCTGCTGCGGCGTACCCACCGGGCGTGTGGACATGCTCGCCTTCGGCCTCGGCTCGGGGATCGCCGGGCTCGGCGGCGTGGCCCTGAGCCAGATCGGCAACGTCGGCCCGGACCTCGGCCAGAGCTACATCATCGACTCGTTCCTGGTGGTGGTACTCGGCGGCGTCGGCCAGTTGGCCGGCAGCGTCACGGCCGCGTTCGGCCTGGGGATAGCCAACAAGATTCTCGAACCGCAGATCGGCGCAGTGCTGGGCAAGATCCTGATCCTCGCGCTGATCATTCTGTTTATCCAGAAACGTCCGCAAGGGCTCTTCGCACTGAAAGGACGGGTGATCGACTGATGAACCAGCCCCTGATGTTGAGCGCCACACAAAAGGCCGGGCCACGCCTGACGATCGCCCTCGGCGGCCTGCTGCTGGCCGTGCTGCTGGCGCTGCCGTTGCTTTCATTGCTGCCGGCACAGAACCCGCTGCAGGTGTCGGCCTACACCCTGACCCTGGTGGGCAAGATCCTCTGCTACGCCATCGTCGCCCTGGCTCTCGACCTGGTCTGGGGTTATGCCGGGCTGCTGTCGCTGGGACACGGCCTGTTCTTCGCCCTGGGCGGCTACGCCATGGGCATGTACCTGATGCGCGAGGCCTCCGGCGACCAGTTGCCGGCGTTCATGACCTTCCTGTCCTGGAGCGAGTTGCCCTGGTACTGGGCCGGCACCAATCACTTCCTCTGGGCCCTGTGCCTGGTGGTGCTGGCACCCGGTCTGCTGGCGCTGGTGTTCGGTTTTTTTGCCTTCCGTTCGCGGATCAAGGGCGTGTACTTCTCGATCATGACCCAGGCCCTGACCTTCGCCGCGATGCTGCTGTTCTTTCGCAACGAGACCGGCTTCGGCGGCAACAACGGCTTCACCAACTTCCGCAGCATCCTCGGCTTCGGCATCACCGAACCCGGCACCCGCGCCGTGCTGTTCCTCGCCACCGTGCTGCTGTTGCTGGCCAGCCTGTACAGCGGCTGGCGGCTGGCGCGCAGCAAGTTCGGCCGGGTGCTGACCGCCCTGCGCGACGCGGAGAACCGATTGATGTTCTGCGGCTATGATCCCCGCGGTTTCAAGCTGTTCGTCTGGGTCCTGAGTGCGGTGTTGTGCGGTCTGGCTGGGGCGCTGTACGTGCCGCAGGTGGGCATCATCAACCCCAGCGAAATGTCGCCGACCAACTCCATCGAGGCCGCCGTCTGGGTCGCCCTCGGCGGGCGCGGCACACTGATCGGCCCGCTGCTCGGCGCCGGTGTGGTCAATGGCATGAAGAGCTGGTTCACCGTAGCCTTCCCGGAATACTGGCTGTTCTTCCTCGGTGCACTGTTCATCATCGTCACCCTGTACCTGCCCAAGGGCGTGATCGGCCTGCTGAAGAAAAGGGGCGAACAATGAGAGTCACACCCACCGCCGAGTTCATGCTCGAACCTGTCGCACTCGATGCCGGTAGCGGCCGCGATGCCATCGGCCTCGGCCAGGCCGCCGGCAAAGGGCTCAACACCCGTCACGGCACCATCCTGACCCTGGAAGATATCAGCGTCAGCTTCGATGGTTTCAAGGCGTTGAACGACCTCAACCTGTACATCGGCGTCGGCGAGCTGCGTTGCATCATCGGCCCCAATGGTGCCGGCAAGACCACCCTGATGGATGTGATCACCGGCAAGACCCGGCCCGGCCAGGGCAAGGCCTGGTTCGGCGAAACCCTGGACCTGACGCAGATGAGCGAAGTACAGATCGCCCAGGCCGGCATCGGCCGCAAGTTCCAGAAGCCCACGGTGTTCGAAGCCCTGAGCGTGTTCGAAAATCTGGAGCTGGCGCAGAAGACCGACAAGTCGGTCTGGGCCAGCCTGCGCGCCCGCCTGAGCGGCGAGCAGAAAGACAGCATCGCCCAGGTCCTGGAGACCATCCGCCTGACGGCCTCGGTCAATCGCCAGGCCGGCCTGTTGTCCCATGGTCAGAAGCAGTTCCTAGAGATCGGCATGCTGCTGATGCAGGACCCGCAATTGTTGCTGCTCGACGAACCGGTGGCGGGCATGACCGATGCCGAGACCGAGTTCACCGCCGAGCTGTTCAAGAGCCTGGCCGGCAAGCATTCGTTGATGGTGGTGGAGCACGACATGGGCTTCGTCGGTGCAATTGCCGACCACGTGACCGTGTTGCATCAGGGCAGCGTGCTGGCCGAAGGTTCGCTGGAACAGGTGCAGGAAAACGAGCGGGTGATCGAGGTCTACCTCGGCCGCTGACGCGACACCGTCCTTGAATGGCCGCCTTCGACGGATCGCCAGCAAGCCGGCTCCCACAGAAGAAGCTGCCACTTCAGAGAGCACGGAGATATACAGGAGCTTATCCATGCTGCAAATCGACAAGCTGCACCAATACTACGGCGGTAGCCACATCCTGCGCGGCCTGTCGTTCGAGGTGAAAATCGGCGAGATCACCTGTCTGCTCGGCCGTAACGGCGTGGGCAAGACCACCCTGCTCAAATGCCTGATGGGCCTGCTGCCAACCCGCGAAGGCAGCATCAACTGGGAAGGCAGCGCCATCACCGGCTTCAAGCCGCACCAGCGGGTGCACGCCGGGATCGCCTATGTGCCCCAGGGGCGGGAGATCTTCGGCCGGCTGACGGTGGAGGAAAACCTGCTGATGGGCCTGTCGCGCTTTCCCGGCTCCCAGGCCAGGGAAGTTCCGCCGTTCATCTACGAGCTGTTTCCGGTACTGCAACAGATGAAGCATCGGCGCGGCGGTGACCTCTCCGGCGGCCAGCAACAACAGCTGGCGATCGGTCGGGCACTGGCCAGCCGTCCGCGACTGCTGATTCTCGATGAACCCACCGAAGGCATCCAACCTTCGGTCATCAAGGAGATCGGCGCGGTGATCCGCAAACTCGCCGCTCGCGGCGACATGGCGATCCTGCTGGTGGAACAGTTCTACGACTTCGCCGCCGAACTGGCCGATCAGTACCTGGTCATGTCCCGGGGCGAAATCGTCCAGCAGGGGCGTGGTGAAAATATGGAAGCCGAAGGTGTACGCGGGTTGGTTACGATCTAACCTGTAGCGTCCGGACAATAATCGATCATCATGAATTCATCTGCCACCCACGCCCTGTTCACACCCCACTGGCAAGCCGAGCTGGAGCTCGGTTATGCCCGCT from Pseudomonas asplenii harbors:
- a CDS encoding copper chaperone PCu(A)C, which gives rise to MLKNALLLAALLLPVGFAHAHEFTVGELRIDHPWSQELPPNAPTVAAYFTLQNQGTTDDRLTSVDSPIAGKAELHEHVMQANLMKMQQVPDVTIPAKGEVKFAPMAYHVMLLDLKDRSLLQDGKHFPLTLHFEKAGAVTVEVAVQRQPPAASPAKMHMHAQ
- a CDS encoding PepSY-associated TM helix domain-containing protein, translating into MSQPKISFYNLAWRWHFYAGLFVAPFMILLALTGIIYLFKPQLDPLMYGNLLKVEPGHHRISADEQLQRIHATYPQGRIKQYLPPADAGSSAQFVVIQDGRELNVFIDPYRGNVLGEQDAKLNLQAVARALHGELMIGTVGDRLVELAAGWGVMLVVSGVYLWWPRGRSSGGVLWPRLNARGRLLWRDLHAVSGFWGSILLLLMLLSGMTWTGFWGKQYAEVWNRFPDPMWNNMPKSDVEARSLNSAARQTVPWAVEHTPMPMSGDHAEHMQHGAASAGPAAPGVTLQQVVDIATARQIEPGYSITLPTTAEGVFTIAVFADDPRNDATLHVDQYTGSVLADVRWQQYGNVARATEMGVMLHEGKLFGPINQIAILLICLMILLGSVSGLVMWWKRRPQGSLGVPPLRHDLPRWKSAMLVMLVLAVLFPLVGASLIVVWLFDKLLLSRLGRQHEPTSPSV
- a CDS encoding ABC transporter substrate-binding protein; this encodes MKLLRLTLCLGSLLASMTCLAESTHYPLTIHSCNREVTFKEAPRHALSHDINMTQMMLALGLKSHMVGYSGISGWKSVTPQMARILDGLPELAAKYPSVETLLNANVDFFFAGWDYGMRVGGDLTPQTLAPLGINVYELTESCAFVMKRPGASLDDTYNDLRNLGRIFDVQDRAEALIAQMQARVAAVQKNLPADRPRVFLYDSGEDRAMTSGRLAMPQALIEAAGGRNVLDDIDASWTRVNWESVVEKNPQVIVIVDYSEITAEQKQHFLETNPALQSVDAIRNKRFVVIPYAEATPGIDNVNAIETLARAFHPQ
- a CDS encoding DUF2946 domain-containing protein is translated as MRTSRSRPSHSRSQTRGSWLSLFAMLMIFIGPLISQAMPMDQHAMSMAMNMDMPMPVDMPMDMPGHHAAERAKDSSSSPGKSAEHHALWEKCGYCSLLFSCPALPQSLSFTALEGPRPAPTVDSRTRLGHARQSIFPGARTRAPPAVPQATTDLTPDPIAL
- a CDS encoding ABC transporter ATP-binding protein — translated: MTSLTLANLAWTPLGQGHCHHQFQLRDANLQVAAGEFVGLIGPNGSGKTSLLKCAYRFSLPENGEVLLEHQNVWKQSPRWCAQRIAVVLQEFPDAFGLTVDEVVSMGRTPHKKLFDGETAHDRRLIHQALESVGMLGFEDHAFATLSGGEKQRVILARALAQQPQLLILDEPTNHLDPRYQLELLSLVKRLNIGTLASIHDLNLAAAFCDRLYVLDHGRLVASGTPQAVLTRELLREVFGVEALVDTHPLGGYPRITWITQP
- a CDS encoding TonB-dependent copper receptor; amino-acid sequence: MSMTQTRLRAARATTLFVPNALRQAGALMRGALLAPTVFAVDAPDEHESHAQEISPTVITAVAPSSPLTVITNPKDPRQPVPASDGGDYLKTIPGFALVRNGGTNGDPVLRGMFGSRLNILTNGSMMLGACPGRMDAPTSYISPETYDKLTVIKGPQTVLWGPGASAGTILFDREPEHFGELGSRINASVLAGSNGRFDKLVDAAVGGPQGYIRAIGNQAHADDYKDGHNDTVPSRYDKWNGDVALGWTPDADTLLELTAGKGDGEARYAGRGMDGAQFKRESLGLRFEKSNLGEVLDKLEAQVYYNYADHVMDNYTLRQPSGTGMMAGPMASNVDRRTLGARIKATWRWADWQLIGGLDAQTSEHRQRSSMGIDTYKDLPRTRDADFHNYGVFGELTWYAAERDRLISGARLDRASARDFRQTLGSGMSTQANPTADETRADTLPSGFVRYEHDLAESPTTVYAGLGHAERFPDYWELFSPDSGPAGSLNAFDAIKPEKTTQLDFGVQYKSADLEAWASGYVGQVRDFILFNYQPGMMGTTSQAQNVDARIMGGELGAAYQLTPNWKADAALAYAWGKNTSDGKALPQIPPLDSRFGLTYSQDDWSAGALWRVVAAQNRIDQNKGNVVGKDFSKSSGFGVFSLNGAYRVNRHVKLSTGVDNLFNKAYAEHLNLAGNAGFGYPANDPQAINEPGRTVWTKVDMAF